The following proteins are encoded in a genomic region of Grus americana isolate bGruAme1 chromosome 5, bGruAme1.mat, whole genome shotgun sequence:
- the TMEM63C gene encoding calcium permeable stress-gated cation channel 1 — MESVYSVEPAPDGAGPTSLDVLSFLDALVNSTEEQCFSARSRSTVLEGLPFGGVPTVLAINFILWLLLLLVFSCLRKAAWDYGRLALLMDNDSLTSLFYGEQSEKEKSPSESSPLDVDNKDVGFCSWLISIYQMKDEEIQSKCGIDATTYLSFQRHLLVLLMLVCVLSVAVILPVNFSGDLLGHNPTHFGRTTIANIPTQDRLLWLHSIFALIYFILTILCMAHHSVHLEYRENEKVARTLMVTRIPKEITDPSLIIKHFHEAYPSCTVTNVQFCFDVRKLMKLDAERRKAMKGRLYFTTKAQKEGKIMIKTHPCARIFCCRFCGFEQVDAEQYYGELEEKLTDEFNAERNRITLKRLDMAFVTFQDERMTAVILKDYSHIHCRKHPQQSSVTTVVKSHHWGVRYAPAPSDIIWENLSVRGTSWWVRFILLNICLFVLLFFLTTPAIVVNTMDMFNVTQPVENLKNPIITQFFPTLLLWAFSVFLPFLVYYSAFFESHWTRSSENQLTMHKCFFFLVFMVIILPSLGLSSLDLFFRWLFDTHFLDEADIKFQCVFLPDNGAFFVNYVVTSSLIGTAMELLRIPGLLVYTARLCFAKSEPERLHVKRSQAYQFQFGLEYAWTCCIFSVVMTYSITCPIIVPFGLLYMLLKHMVDRYNIYYVYIPTKLNQRLHVAAISQVVVAPILCMFWLLFFSILRLGPTRPVTLFTFVVLLSCIVFSFFGLCLKKLQPRKPSSYQMSDQSEGAFNDVERSSVSSTPNSNLFVATVLQEPELSLTPAASPAHQSYGTMGNHLEPAEDGEDRGLQSFETELETVEGEYRSGPVMESQARYQ; from the exons ATGGAGAGCGTGTATTCGGTGGAACCAGCGCCTGATGGTGCCGGCCCCACCTCGCTGGACGTGCTCAGCTTCCTGGATGCCCTGGTGAACAGTACGGAGGAGCAATGCTTCAGCGCCCGCTCCCGCAGCACCGTCCTGGAAGGGCTGCCGTTTGGTGGCGTGCCCACCGTGCTTGCCATCAACTTCATCCTCTGGCTG ctTCTCCTCCTGGTCTTCTCCTGCCTTCGGAAAGCTGCTTGGGACTATGGGCGCCTGGCGCTGCTGATGGACAATGATAG TTTGACGTCGCTTTTCTACGGAGAGCAGAGCGAGAAGGAGAAGTCCCCATCAGAGAGCAGCCCCCTGGATGTTGACAACAAGGATGTG GGATTCTGCTCCTGGCTAATTTCTATCTACCAGATGAA GGACGAGGAGATTCAGAGCAAGTGTGGGATCGACGCCACCACCTACCTCTCCTTCCAGCGGCACCTCCTGGTCCTGCTGATGCTGGTCTGCGTGCTCTCTGTGGCTGTCATCCTGCCTGTCAACTTCTCGGGGGACCTCCTGG GACACAATCCCACCCACTTTGGCCGGACAACCATCGCCAACATCCCGACGCA gGACCGTCTCCTGTGGCTGCACAGCATCTTCGCCCTCATCTATTTCATCCTCACCATCCTCTGCATGGCTCACCACTCTGTCCACCTTGAATACAGAGAGAACGAGAAG gTTGCCCGGACACTGATGGTTACCCGCATCCCCAAGGAGATCACAGACCCTTCCCTTATCATCAAGCATTTCCA CGAGGCTTATCCTAGCTGCACTGTCACCAATGTCCAGTTCTGCTTCGACGTGCGCAAGCTGATGAAGCTGGATGCGGAGAG GCGCAAGGCAATGAAGGGCCGGCTTTACTTCACCACCAAGGCACAGAAGGAGGGGAAGATCATGATCAAAACCCACCCCTGCGCCCGCATCTTCTGCTGCCGcttctgtggctttgagcaG GTGGATGCCGAGCAGTACTACGGGGAGTTGGAGGAGAAGCTCACGGATGAGTTCAATGCCGAGCGCAACCGCATCACTCTCAAGCGGCTCGACATGGCCTTCGTCACCTTCCAGGACGAGAGAATGACAGCTGT GATTTTGAAGGACTACAGCCACATCCACTGCCGCAAGCACCCCCAGCAGTCCTCTGTCACCACCGTGGTCAAGTCACACCACTGGGGTGTTCGCTATGCCCCTGCGCCCAGTGATATCATCTG GGAGAATTTATCAGTCCGTGGCACATCTTGGTGGGTGAGATTCATCCTCCTTAATATCTGCCTCTTcgtcctcctcttcttcctcaccaCACCAGCCATTGTTGTCAACACCATGGACATGTTCAATGTCACACAGCCTGTGGAGAACCTCAAG AACCCCATCATCACCCAATTCTTCCCCACGCTGCTGCTCTGGGCCTTCTCCGTCTTCCTGCCCTTCCTCGTTTACTACTCGGCGTTCTTTGAGTCACACTGGACGAG gtcGAGTGAAAATCAGCTCACCATGCACAAGTGCTTCTTCTTCCTGGTGTTCATGGTCATCATCCTGCCCTCGCTGGGGCTGAGCAG CCTGGACCTTTTTTTCCGCTGGCTCTTCGACACCCACTTTCTGGATGAGGCTGATATCAAGTTCCA GTGCGTTTTCCTCCCGGACAATGGCGCTTTCTTCGTCAACTACGTGGTCACCTCCAGCCTGATTGGGACGGCCATGGAGCTGCTGCGCATCCCAGGCCTCCTTGTCTACACTGCCCGCCTCTGCTTTGCCAAGTCCGAGCCTGAGAGGCTCCACGTCAAGCGG AGCCAAGCCTATCAGTTCCAGTTTGGGCTGGAGTATGCCTGGAcctgctgcatcttctctgTTGTCATGACCTACAGCATCACCTGCCCCATCATTGTCCCCTTTG GTTTGCTCTACATGCTGCTCAAGCACATGGTTGACCGGTACAATATCTACTACGTGTATATCCCCACCAAGCTGAACCAGCGCCTCCACGTTGCTGCCATCAGCCAGGTCGTGGTGGCCCCCATCCTCTGCATGTTCTGGCTGCTCTTCTTCTCCATCCTGCGCCTTG GTCCCACTCGCCCTGTCACCCTCTTCACCTTCGTGGTCCTCCTCTCCTGCATTGTCTTCTCCTTCTTTGGCCTCTGCCTGAAGAAGCTGCAGCCACGGAAGCCCTCCAGCTACCAG ATGTCTGACCAGTCTGAGGGCGCCTTCAATGATGTGGAGCGGAGCAGTGTTTCCTCCACGCCCAACTCCAAT CTCTTTGTGGCCACAGTCCTGCAGGAGCCTGAGCTGAGCCTGACGCCGGCGGCCTCCCCAGCGCACCAGTCCTACGGCACCATGGGCAACCACCTGGAGCCAGCGGAGGATGGAGAGGACAGGGGGCTGCAGAGCTTTGAGACAGAGCTGGAGACAGTGGAGGGCGAGTATAGGAGCGGCCCCGTGATGGAGAGCCAGGCCCGCTACCAGTGA